One Salmo trutta chromosome 12, fSalTru1.1, whole genome shotgun sequence genomic region harbors:
- the LOC115202712 gene encoding C2 calcium-dependent domain-containing protein 4C-like, protein MWVVEQIRVSVAKNNLLLPIAEYSFRISDIMLGERTSREKGRKTISLCPNIITPNTIPEFCIPPKVSPQQELKTVDWSKTSPVGKVSFSPEKGSSPEREVTVREPFINTHPTLIQVESVDETPYDQGFSDEESTNADPQSQAALSLPHLAKAQTCYGFCTLLESPHTRRKESLFHSHPNACPLPLIAVSPGPRGRSKTYSSRTSPLPHSPSSSFSLTKLTSSRLSPGCSRLVALQRQSTLDSDTTSSTESSPFSSPLLTRPPPKSSLLKALSHDRLLSRTMRKSVLSRNNSLSTDESSSTDNSPNIIRRASDAGLVEPLPSAFTLAPPVIFPIDFVLHRERVMKESLVPVGREGALRLSAEYCLDNQRLRVRLISAEGLYAISVDPKSINCSISICLLPGKIQKQRSAVIKRSRNPIFNEDFFFYGISQEDICCRSLRFKVVNKMSSMKRDYILGDCEILLKSVLSM, encoded by the coding sequence ATGTGGGTCGTTGAGCAGATCCGTGTTTCAGTGGCCAAAAACAACCTTCTGTTGCCAATAGCAGAGTACAGCTTCCGCATCTCAGACATCATGTTGGGAGAGAGAACATCTCGGGAGAAAGGAAGGAAGACGATCTCTCTGTGTCCTAACATCATCACTCCGAATACTATCCCTGAGTTCTGCATCCCACCAAAGGTCTCGCCACAGCAGGAGCTAAAGACAGTGGACTGGAGTAAAACTAGCCCTGTTGGAAAGGTGTCCTTTTCACCTGAGAAGGGCAGCAGCCCGGAGAGGGAGGTAACAGTGAGAGAACCCTTCATCAACACTCATCCAACCCTCATCCAGGTAGAGAGCGTGGACGAGACTCCATACGACCAGGGCTTCAGTGATGAGGAGAGTACCAACGCTGACCCCCAGAGCCAAGCAGCTCTCTCCCTGCCCCACCTGGCCAAGGCCCAGACCTGCTACGGTTTCTGTACCCTCCTGGAGAGCCCCCACACCCGGAGGAAAGAGTCTCTGTTCCACAGCCACCCCAACGCCTGCCCCCTCCCCCTGATCGCTGTCTCTCCCGGGCCTCGCGGCCGCTCCAAAACGTACTCCTCCAGAACCTCACCTCTACCCCACTCACCGTCATCCTCCTTCAGCCTCACCAAGCTGACCTCCAGCAGGCTGTCTCCTGGATGCTCCAGGCTGGTGGCTCTCCAGAGACAGAGCACCCTGGACAGTGACACCACGTCCTCCACCGAGTCCTCCCCGTTCAGCTCCCCTCTCCTGACCAGGCCGCCTCCCAAGTCCTCCCTGCTCAAAGCCCTGAGCCACGACAGACTTCTGTCCCGGACTATGAGAAAATCTGTGCTCTCCAGAAACAACTCCCTGTCCACAGATGAAAGCAGCTCCACGGACAACAGCCCAAATATCATCCGGAGGGCCTCTGATGCTGGATTAGTAGAACCCCTTCCCAGTGCCTTCACCCTGGCTCCCCCTGTTATCTTCCCCATAGATTTTGTCCTCCACAGAGAGAGGGTCATGAAGGAGAGTCTAGTTCCTGTAGGTAGAGAGGGGGCACTACGGCTCTCAGCAGAGTACTGCCTAGACAACCAGAGACTCAGAGTGAGGTTGATCAGTGCTGAGGGACTGTATGCTATCTCTGTGGATCCTAAGAGCATCAACTGCAGCATCAGTATCTGTCTGTTACCGGGGAAGATTCAGAAGCAACGCAGCGCGGTAATTAAGAGGAGCAGGAACCCCATCTTCAACGAGGatttcttcttctatggtatctCACAGGAAGATATCTGCTGCCGGTCGCTACGGTTCAAAGTTGTCAACAAAATGTCCTCCATGAAAAGGGACTATATTTTGGGAGACTGTGAGATTTTGCTGAAAAGTGTATTATCTATGTAA